TTAAGCTGTGTGGGAAAATGGCCATGTCATCTATTTGCGACCAAGGTGACCTCCATTTTGATTTCCTTTTCTTTCAGATCAAGCGATGACTTTCAATTTAGCTTCAGCTCAGTCAGCTTGTTGGAGGAGATTGTCTCGGGCCAAGAGTGGGCCAAGTTCCTGAACACTGCCTCGTCAGACTCCTCAACCAACCAGAAATCACCAGAGAAGACACTGAGCAGGCCGGATCTCACACCTAAACCAAGTCATAATGGTCCATCCAATTTTGCTACCCACCAAACAGGAGGTGGGAACAAACAGTGGAGCTTCAAGGCCAGTGAGCCGCCGCCGGTTCATAATGATCCTGTCAATGCAAACTTTCCGGACGAGCTTGCACAGAACAGCAcagcacacagggaggctgatcAATCGGAGCCAATGGAACAAGGTCAAAGTCAACCATATGTGCAACTGAAGCAGAGTGGACTCACACAACCAAAAACTTACTATGTGGAGGTTAGACACCACTTAAGCACAGCCCAAAAAGAATGAATGATGTTTACATAAAGGTATATTAacgtgtttcccaacctttactgAGCCACTGCACATACTTTACAGTGTACCTTCTACCGCCAGCATTTATTTGTTCTGCCTCTCACTAGGCGGTGCTGGCAGAGGGACACCAACAAAAAGACTTTATGCAGTAAATGAGTCATAATTTTGCAAGTAAATTCAATGAAGTCAGATAATTTCTCACCACACCCCTGATGATCTCTCACAGGATGCTCATGGCTTGTGGCACATTGGTTGGGAATTACTGCATTGACAAACCAAAAGGCAAGAATAATACTTTGCATCCTTTATTCTTGTCTTGCAGCGAGCAGACATTTTGGATGACTCACCGCCGACCAGCAGAGTCAACAGGAAGCGACAACACCACTCCGCTGAGACGTCTCAAATGGGTTGGGGAGGAGAGGGACAACAAAGACAAGGAGGTCAGCTCTAAAAAATGAtcacaaataaataacaaatacaaatatggtGTATAAGATGCAAGCAACTATTTCTTTCTTTGGTTTCAGAAGAGTTGCCAAACAGCGATAAGACAGATGGTGCAGAGCAGAATAACACCCCAGCTTTCTTTGGCCCGAATGGATATTCAGCACCTCCTGTTCCCTCCCATTTTTCTCCTTGTGGTTCTGTGCCCCGGGGTGTCCTCAGACACTCCACATCCTGGAATTTCGATTCCTTATGGGGAGGCAAAAGGGTAAGTAGTGTGGAATTGTGAGGCGAGTGGCCCATGCAAGTCTCATTCCAGACGACTCCACTTCTGAAGCAACTCAGAGTCAATTTCagatttggagtttgtgtttacagtaattaaaaaaatcataataacaataaacactgACTTGAAGCAAGAAATTTCCAAGTCAATGATCACATAAAGGAAACAAGGAGATCCATATCTTCTCACAATATATTTGGACACGTAGTCTGACTGCTTTGATAAGAGCTCTTGGTTCTGGATTGTAGATCTCttgaggtttgaaaaaaaaatccccaaaatgtcTGCAGCATTTCAATGAAGATGTCTTAAAATACAattaactgttaaaaaaaactcttcctCAACTCTGTAGACCAGTTTTGCCCACAGTCTAATCTATTCTTCATATGCCACAATAGCACATTAGCGTACAATCACCAAGTGTATGATTACTGATACAATTAAAAAGATAATGAGGATCATGGTGAATGGTTGATTGGACTGCTTGTGTCGAGGCGTATACGGTATATGTGCTGTAGGTCCAGTCTTACTAAGGTTCTGGCTTCATTTTGTTATGCTCATCTATGTGAGTGAAGCTTTACTTTTTGACCCAAATGCCTCTTTCTTCAGAGACGAGTGGAGCCCAAGAGGCGGGTGCATTTTGCAGAGACGGTTCAGGAGATACCACCGATTGAAGTAGTTCTGGATACTTGGGACACTGAGGAGGAATCTGGAACAGAACTGGGGATTGgatcagaggaagaggaggaggaggagaaggaggagcgcAAGGCAGCAGGGGAACAGAAGGAGGTGCCGGCACGCCGACCTGCTCTTCCTGCTTGGATACGGGCCCTGAAGAGAAAGAACACTGGCAGGAAGCACAGTTCGTAATTATGCCAGTGAAACCTGTCTTTTGCTCACTTTTTTACACCATTTAAACACACTTGTCTATGGGAACCCATACAATATATGCATCAAAATTGTGCCTTCACAAAGATAATAATGCACAATTTTGATAGACACAAAAAGGTATTAGCTGaacaatgtttattattatggttgTTTACAGTGGTGTAGAATTGTACTGCATCATATTGAGAGCTGTGCAGTATTTTGGTTACCTCATCCAGTTACTGAAGTGTTACATTAGTGAATTTCCTTTGTGGGTGAAtaaagtatctatctatctatctatctatctatctatctatctatctatctatctatctatctatctatctatctatctatctatctatctatctatctatctatctatctatctatctatctatctatctatctagatagatagatagatagatagatagatagatatctatCTGGATATCTAGATATCTATctggagatagatagatagatatctgGATCTCcagatatctatctatctatctagatagatagatagatatctatCTGGATATCTAGATATCTATctggagatagatagatagatatctgGATCTCCAGATATCTATctggagatagatagatagatagatagatagatagatagatagatagatagatagatagatagatagatagatagatagatagatagatagatagatagatagatagatagatagatagatagatagatagatagatagatagatagatagatagatagatagatagatagatagatacagtagatagatagatagatagatagataaatggtGCAGTACAGTACATTTCTACACCACTGCGAACTATGATGGCCTTAATTAACACTGATCAGTTAACAACCATTTaaactgaaatcatggattggTTTATACAAAGTAAATACAGGGTACATGTATTTGAAGATAATTtctgaaaacattggcaaagactGAGAGCTATGTACAACTGAACTGCAGAGATAtattattaaattgattttcaccatttcagttttcctgatttttggGGGCATGGAGTCCGGCAAGCCCGTCACCCTACTCCCCCAACATATAAAAAACTTGTTTTGCATCAGTGGTTTTCTGGCACAATTGTGAGTTACTTACAATTCCAAGGACGATttctacaaatacagtacatgattcAGTTATCTATTTAGCTAGCTTGCCTCCAACCTGAAAATACATCTTCCCAAAATGCCATGATTTACAGAACAACTCATAAATCCCCAAGCGAGAGGTGGTGTAGTGGACAGACGAATCTGTCACTTGCCCTCTATCTAATATAAGCCGCAGAAGCTTGTTTGCTCTGGAGCTAGCTGGTGGCTCACGCCTCTTATCGTGGCATGAAGCATCCCGTGACGCGCCGGCAGGATAAATTCCAGTGATATATTAAGCGCATTTGTATTTGTGGCTAAATTATGCAGAGATATGCAGCCATAAGAAAGTTGCTAGACAAAGTACCATCCAATTTTCACCGTGGCATGATTTTGCTCAATCAACGGACACATCCACCATTTTAAAGCCTCAGTTTATagatttgtcaattttttttaatcattcaaatttggtagcATGTTAATAATAATCCTCTCCATcctgtgtcaaatttacaatacatttattttcactttacaggtaCCCGTACTTTGACATCTCTCTGtctgtgtcaatcaaaaccaaacaatcaaatcaagtcaacagtatttatagagcactttcaaacagccatcgctgcatacaaagtgctgtacatggagcgatttaacatacacaataaacagtaagacgaatctgtaataaaggcggtagaaagcaccaagcagtaaaatcaagaacaaatctaagtcatgctgagtcgaacgccaaagaatacaagtgagttttgaggagggctttaaagatgggcaaacAATTTCTTTGTCAAGGCAGAATTTTTGATACAGATCTTTGTTTAATGTCATTATATTGTGCAAGTGGTCATAATGTTCCTGTTGTAATTGGTTGATGTACAAAACACACTCTCACCACTTCATTATGTACACATAGCACAATGTCATGATCTTTCTGATGAAACTGGACAGTTTGGATTGATTATGCCAGTATTATCAATAAACAATatttgtagtttgcagtggtggaGAGTGGTGCACCACATCCTACTGAGAGACATTTCTAATACTTAGTAACACAAGCGGGGCCAATATTTACTTTAATCATCACTCAAGGGTCTTGTATTCAACCACATCAGGCAGTTGTAGGAAATGAAGTAGTGTATACTATTCGAGTTTCCTCAAAATACAGGAAGCACTATTACTGGCCTTAATAGTATTGTTCACCAGGATGCCTCTACCCAAAATGGCACTTGTATATGTGACATACTGTTTATGCAGTAACATAGGGATTTGTCATTATCACAGGGATTTATACTGAAATCTCAGAACTCAAGTATCCTGAATAATATTTGCTACATCAGTGTTTATTTTACATGAAGACTCACTGTTTAAAAGCTCCAATTATCTTTGAAAGTGTCAGTCACATCATTATGGGAGTGGCAGCCCATGTTAGGAGGTGTTTGCTGATTGAGATAGTATTGCTTCTTCTAATTGTGTTTCgttctttatttattaaagGTATtgtttgattaccggtaattgtacCTTTCACAACCGTTGCCATGCACTAATTGGATTACTTGgaaattgaaatatttaaacccacatttacttttttttttttttttacctctaacTGGAACTGAGGCAACACAGTAGcccagtcttcctcaactggcagactgcgatccacgaccggaccgctgacctcctctgtccggacctcctctgtccggaccctcggcaaattgtataaaataaaacaatctaaagtgatttttacgttatattataattatccgttgtattttttgcgtgcactaacagatgtaatgcagaggaccgcagcggtgtgactttgtgtgtacagtgtaatgtgtatgtattggtagcacattcgttttgttttctgtttgctgagaattgtattctgacttgttcaataaagatttaattttaaaaaaccttaaaaaaacaaaaaaaactttgggtgtacagtataatgtttgactaactggagaccctggctgagcagggcatgtcggcgataacgatgcgctgattgacttcgattgtgtgcagttctgctcccatCTACCCGgagatctttgcagctgtttaacagcagaacaccgcaacatggtaaatgaacatcccaatggcgtcctcaaataatatttgcatgcctcagacattgcattcacctatagtggaagaaaagcactgcacattcctgtgctcccttgtgtcagtatttaaaatggttcttaactcctcttctgatatattttttaagtgatttccgaggggatgtgaaaaggggaattgtacgaatgaaaataatatttttgttttcatgtttagtatttattttggtaaaatgagtattttgttttgcttttgttaaactaagggaaaaaagacaactactgtttacaatacaatacaatacaatacattctgatttatatacaatacaatacaatttcacaacagcggcagctgtaacaaagcgctttacaaaacagttaacataaagtaaaataataaacacaacacataacataaaacacaaacagtcgtgcagtcctaaccacttttccgtcacacgctttgttgtttgaagcggtttgagatgaaagaggagagaatcaaagtgtccttcaaccagtggatcagagacgtcatgctcaaaatgagcacacgtcggctacaagctaagtttcaaagtcaacaagaagctgtagcatccattgacgaaaaaagagattggttcacttctcctgtcccatggaaatccacttcaattccaagcggcgactcacggttccaaatacgcatcggtgctcttcgccaacgctcctctctcctcatcctcaacttcagcggccatccatccagccgcaccgacgccaactgtccaacagcgctgacatagccactgaacaaatcggggttgtgaaaaatgctgcccattactggcgcaaaaaacacaagcgccccaggtctgtccagcaccgacagtcaatggcgccgacattcgtcccaatcaaaatctgtgctggtacaggcgtgctgccgagaaggcgcaaccaccaagcacagatactgctcctttgacgaatgtcgtggccaaaaagcgctgaaaacagtccatatcaggtccacacgatcaaacaacaaacaacatgtgacaaaacaaaagacaaaaacagcaaaaaagaacaaaaaagttaacaaagttaaagtaaaaatgtcttatttcccttaaagggctatttctattattaagcaggcacaacttaacaaaataaaagagtttgtgtgcctcaacacaatacctctgatattgtgaaagcactatataaatcagcatgtattgtattgtaatgtatttgctgtgtactggcaaagtgaataattgttattttcatgcaccccattattggttggttgtgaggagtgttgatttgtataagcttggcttgaccatactaaatggtcatatagccctgctccccatgaccgccgtgcatggccttggtcttatttaaaaaaaaaaaaaaaaaagcggacctacagcatttctagttgaggaccactgcagtAGCCGAATGGTTAGTATGTCAGGTTTCTAGTCGAGAGGTTGCAGGTTTGAATCACAGcccgggccttcctgtgtagcctttgcatgttctccctgtgggcTTTAGACACTCTGGCTTCCTTCTTcgtttccaaaaacatacatcgtAGATTAATTGAAGATCTAAAACTGTctaaaggtgtgaatgtgagcgcgaatggttctGATGTttgatgtgccctgtgattggctcacaaccagttcaggttgtgccTCGCTTCTCCCCCAAGATCAATTGGAATTGGCTACAGCTCACCTGCGGCCCTACTGAGGATaggtggtatagaaaatggacaaAGCAGCAAGTACCATGCACAGTCTTGAGTAAAGACGCTTATTTTCCAAAATCTGCAAAGTCCAAATTCCCTGCATGAAATGTGACGTTAAGACATGCAGCCTGACTTTTATGTATAACGTTTGAGTTGAACAATTATGTCTGGCAGTCACACCCACAGGGTGGAATTTATAATTTGAACCACGCCTCATGAAGCAATGAAGAACACCTAACCCTTTTAACACTGTACCTTCCTCCCAGATCTGGCCAATCATTAAAAGACTaaatttaattagattaaattagTTTAgttccacaatggggaaatttcttctttctacccacaagcttgctgctgtagactgtaaatttccccagtgtgggacaaataaaaggatatccatccatccatccatcctccgtgagtcgtcaccttaccgtggtggaggggtttgtgtgtcccaatgatcctagaagctaagttgtctggggctttatgcccctggcagggtcacccatggcaaacaggttctaggtgaggggccagacaaagcacggctcaaagaccccttatgatgaacaaaatatatggaccaaggtttcccttgcccggacgcgggtcaccggggcccccctctggagccaggcctggaggtggggctcgttggcaagcgcctggtggccgggcctacacccatggggcccggccgggcacagcccgaagaggcaacgtgggtcccccttcccatgggctcaccacccatgagaggggccaaaggggtcgggtgcaatgtgagctgggcggcagccaaaggcggggaccctggcggtccgatcctcggctgcagaagctagctcttgggacatggaatgtcacctctctggcagggaaggagcccgagctggtgtgtggagcagagaatttccgactggatatagtcggacttgcctccacacacagcctgggttctggtaccagttctctcgagaggggttggactctcttccactctggagttgctcacggtgagaggcgcagagcaggtgtgggcatactcattgccccccggctcagtgcctgtacattggggttcacaccggtagacgagagggttgcctccctccgcctgcgggtggggggacgggtcctgactgttgtttgtgcatatgcaccaaacagcagctcagcatacccaccctttttggagtccttggagggtgtgctggagagtactcctgctggggactcccttgttctgctgggggacttcaatgctcacgtgggcaatgacagtgagacctggaggggcgtgattgggaggaacggcccccccaatctgaacccgagtggtgttttgttattggacttctgtgctcgtcacggattgtccataacgaacaccttgttcaaacataagggtgtccatatgtgcacttggcaccaggacaccttaggtcacagttcgatgatcgactttgttgttgtatcatcggatttgcggccgcatgttctggacactcgggtgaagagaggggcggagctgtcaactgatcaccacctggtggtgagtaggctccgatggtgggggaagatgccggtccgtcctggcagacccaaacgtatagtgagggtttgttgggagcgtctggcggaatcccctgtcagaaggagtttcaactcccacctccgacagagcttttcccatgttccgggggaggcgggggacattgagcccgagtggaccgtgttccgtgcctctattgttgaggcggccaatctgagttgtggccgtaaggtggttggtgcctgtcgtggcggcaacccccgtactcgctggtggacaccagcagtaagggatgccgtcaagctgaagaaggagtcctatcgagcctttatggcctgtgggaccccagaggcagctgacgggtatcgattggccaagcgggccgcggcttcggtggtcgccgaggcaaaaacccgagcgtgggaagagttcggtgaggccatggaagccgacttccggacggcttcgaggaaattctggtccaccatccgacgtctcaggagggggaagcagtgcaccactaacactgtgtacagtggggatggggcgctgctgacttcgactcgggacgttgtgaaccggtgggcagagtacttcgaagacctcctcaactccaccaacacgccttccttggaggaagcagagcccgggggctctgaggtgggctctcctatctctgtggttgaagtcaccgatgtggttaaaaagctcctcggtggcaaggccccaggggtggatgagatccgcccggagttcctcaaggctctggatgttgtggggctgtcctggttgacacgcctctgcaacatcgcgtggacaacagggagagtgcctctggattggcagaccggggtggtagtccctctttttaaaaagggggaccggagggtgtgttccaactacagagggatcacactcctcagcctccctggtaaggtctattcaggggtgctggagaggagggtccgtcaggaagtcgagcctcagattgaggaggagcagtgtggttttcgtcccggccgtggaacagtggaccagctctacacccttagcagggtccttgagggtatgtgggaattcgcccaaccagtctacatgtgttttgtggacttggagaaggcgtttgaccgtgtccctcggggagttctgtggggggtgcttcgtgggtatggggtaccgaaccccctgatacgggctgttcggtcactataccaccgatgtcagagtttggttcgcattgccggcagtaagtcggaatcgtttcgagtggaggtaggactccgccaaggctgccctttgtcgccgattctgttcataacctttatggacagaatttctaggcgcagccgaagcgttgagggggtccgttttgggggcctcagtctttcatccctgctttttgcagacgatgtggtgctgttggctccttcaaacagggctctccaactctcactggagcgtttcgcagccgagtgtgaagcggttgggatgaaaatcagcacctccaaatctgaaaccatggtcctcagtcggaaaagggtggagtgccccctccgggtcggggaggagatcttaccccaagtggaggagttcaagtatcttggggtcttgttcacgagtgggggtaggagggagcgggagatcgacaggcggatcggtgcagcgtctgctgtgatgcggacgttgtatcggtctgtcgtggtgaagaaggagctgagccaaaaggcgaagctctcaatttaccggtcgatctacgtcccaaccctcacctatggtcacgagctatgggtcgtgaccgaaagaacgagatcccggatacaagcggctgaaatgagttttcttcgcagggtgtccgggctctcccttagagataaggttagaagctcggtcatc
This window of the Hippocampus zosterae strain Florida chromosome 1, ASM2543408v3, whole genome shotgun sequence genome carries:
- the zgc:113229 gene encoding uncharacterized protein zgc:113229 isoform X1 encodes the protein MSQSSNQPDGQALLQSMLERLKLQPGRERDAREHSDEPLPPVPTCGADGVKEREDVTKGYVLGVRAKRFEGSSVDNSFSPKDEERLQPVRGFEKYRGNFFFPPQRDNSPMGVNMVSGNVNSPQISNASTGQHFSAKALSSLGRTDSGVQQDNISGNKDLDHGFKHKVHDWSWGSTDFTADNQGNKAFQAENGELGDLSKWKDMQMISQKGSMTKRKQRSFENKGKRWTHKLKERWLERKGKDDSKEDDTNTSSAQSPLINTTYQNAEMTVPSLGSSETPTAQSEDDTTDAFIRSSDDFQFSFSSVSLLEEIVSGQEWAKFLNTASSDSSTNQKSPEKTLSRPDLTPKPSHNGPSNFATHQTGGGNKQWSFKASEPPPVHNDPVNANFPDELAQNSTAHREADQSEPMEQGQSQPYVQLKQSGLTQPKTYYVERADILDDSPPTSRVNRKRQHHSAETSQMGWGGEGQQRQGEELPNSDKTDGAEQNNTPAFFGPNGYSAPPVPSHFSPCGSVPRGVLRHSTSWNFDSLWGGKRRRVEPKRRVHFAETVQEIPPIEVVLDTWDTEEESGTELGIGSEEEEEEEKEERKAAGEQKEVPARRPALPAWIRALKRKNTGRKHSS
- the zgc:113229 gene encoding uncharacterized protein zgc:113229 isoform X2, with amino-acid sequence MSQSSNQPDGQALLQSMLERLKLQPGRERDAREHSDEPLPPVPTCGADGVKEREDVTKGYVLGVRAKRFEGSSVDNSFSPKDEERLQPVRGFEKYRGNFFFPPQRDNSPMGVNMVSGNVNSPQISNASTGQHFSAKALSSLGRTDSGVQQDNISGNKDLDHGFKHKVHDWSWGSTDFTADNQGNKAFQAENGELGDLSKWKDMQMISQKGSMTKRKQRSFENKGKRWTHKLKERWLERKGKDDSKEDDTNTSSAQSPLINTTYQNAEMTVPSLGSSETPTAQSEDDTTDAFIRSSDDFQFSFSSVSLLEEIVSGQEWAKFLNTASSDSSTNQKSPEKTLSRPDLTPKPSHNGPSNFATHQTGGGNKQWSFKASEPPPVHNDPVNANFPDELAQNSTAHREADQSEPMEQGQSQPYVQLKQSGLTQPKTYYVERADILDDSPPTSRVNRKRQHHSAETSQMGWGGEGQQRQGELPNSDKTDGAEQNNTPAFFGPNGYSAPPVPSHFSPCGSVPRGVLRHSTSWNFDSLWGGKRRRVEPKRRVHFAETVQEIPPIEVVLDTWDTEEESGTELGIGSEEEEEEEKEERKAAGEQKEVPARRPALPAWIRALKRKNTGRKHSS